CGTATCTTTCAACATAACCCGTGGTTTCAACCACGGGAAACGTATTGATGAACACATTTTTAATCCCGATAAACCTTGCAAAATTTACAATCGTTGTGGATACTCTCTGTCTTCCTGCGGTTGAAACCGCAGGCTATATTTTCCCTTCCGTATCTTTCAACATAACCCGTGGTTTCAACCACGGGAAACGTATCGATGAACACATTTTTAATCCCAATAACCTTGCAAAATTTAAAATCATTGTGGATACTCTCTGTGTTCCTGCGGCTGAAACCGCAGGCTATATTTTCTTTTAGGCATCTTTTTTCAACATAACCCGTGGTTTCAACCACGGGAAACGTATCGATGAACACATTTTTAATCCCGATAAACCTTGCAAAATTTAAAATCATTGTGGATACTCTCTGTGTTCCTGCGGTTGAAACCGCAGGCTATATTTTCTTTTAGGCATCTTTTTTCAACATAGCCCGTGGTTTCAACCACGGGAAACGTATCGATGAACACATTTTTAATCCCGATAAACCTTGCAAAATTTACAATCGTTGCGAATGTTCTTTGCATTCCTGCGGTTGAAACCGCAGGCTATATTTTTCCTTCCGTATCTTTCAACATAACCCGTAGTTTCGACCACGGGGAACGTATAACAATCATTTCTCTCGCAATCCATGCAATCTTACAAAATCATCAAATTCATCTTGTCCATTTTTCTTGAGATGATGCTGTTTTTGATTTTTTATATAATTGTAAACTGCCTCTAACTGAGATTCACTGACAGAGAAAGCACCAAAACCAGTTTGCCAAGCAAATTTTTCCAGGATAAATTCTCCTCTATTTATAAAATGAGAAGAACTTCCTTTAATTTGCTTTACAATATCTGTGATGGTTTTTTGTGGATTTTGTAAAAATAAAACGTGCACATGATCGGGCATTCCATTTATGATTCTCACGGGACAGCCAAGTTCTGTTAACTCTTGCCAAATGAAATCGTACAATGTTTTCTCAATTGAAAAATCAATTAATTCCTGGCGTTGTTTGGTTGACCAAATTACATGAATCCATAATTTGGTAAAAGATTGTGACATAAATAAATTAGCATAAAAATTTATGCTAATTTACAATTTTATACAATTTATCTGACAAACGAATACGGAATGGAACTTCAAAAGTAACCTTATCACCAATTTTAGCAGTTTGAGTCTCTGCTCCGTTCACGATGACTTTATCTAAAACTAATTCCTGATCGCCTGTTGTTGGACCTGAAATAAGAATTTTATCACCGCTGTTTAATTCGTGATTTTCTATTGTAAACTGTCCAACTTGTGCTTTTACATAGTAATGCTCTGCTTTTCCAAGAAGTACTTTTTTTACTTTTACTTTCTGACGAATGTCGGCTGGTTTTTGGGCTGTAGCCAAAGCAGTTTCTGGCAGCTCTCCAGAATGTTTGAATTTTAAGTTTTCAGATTTTCCTTTTCTGAAAACTTTATTTCCTACCTGTTTTCCGGTTCTTAAGCGAACTTGGTCAACCAAAGGCATGTGGATAATTTCGAGACATTCTGTAGAACAACAATTTTCCATTGCTGCTTTACATTCATCACATTGAATAAATAGCAAATGACAACCATCGTTTTCACAATTGGTATGGTTATCACAAGGTTTTCCGCATTGATGGCATTGTGAAATGATATCATCTGTAATTCTTTCACCTAGACGATTATCAAATACGAAGTTTTTACCAATGAATTTGCTTTCTAAACCTTCTTCTTTCAATTGTTTAGCGTAATTAATGATTCCGCCTTCTAATTGATATACATTTTTAAAACCTTGGTGTTTAAAATAAGCACTTGCTTTTTCGCAACGAATTCCGCCGGTGCAGTACATTACCAGATTCTTATCGTCTTTATGATCTTTAAGCTGATCGTTGATAATTGGCAAACTCTCTCTAAAAGTTTCAACATCTGGAGTGATTGCGTTTTTAAAATGCCCTACTTCACTTTCGTAATGATTTCTAAAATCAACCACAATCGTATTCGGATCATCAAGAATTTCATTGAATTCTTTGGCTTTCAAGTGAACGCCAATATTTGTTACATCGAAAGTGTCATCGTTTAAACCGTCTGCAACAATTTTGTGACGAACTTTGATTGTTAATTTCAAAAACGAATGGTCATCATGTTCTACAGCTTCATTTAAACGAATGCCTTTCATGAAATCATACACTTCAAGAGTTGTTCTAAAAGCCTCCAAATTTTCGGCAGGAATACTCATTTGAGCATTTATCCCTTCATTGGCAACATAAATTCGGCCTAATGCATCTAGGGCATTCCAGGCTACGAATAAGTCATTACGAAATTTTTGTGGATCTTGAATTTTGGCATACGCATAGAAAGACAACGTTAGTCGTTGTTTACCTGCATCATCGATCATGATAGCTCTTTCTTCTGCGCTCAAAGTGTTATACAGTTGCATGCTATAAACAGTTTTAAGTTAAGAATATTTTTTTGAGCTGCAAAATTAGGGAAAAAGGTTCTAAGTTACAAAGGTTCTGAGGCACTAAGGTTTGATTTATTGGGATTTTGCTTTAAAAAATCTATTCTTTCTCTTCTAGCAATGCTCTTTTAACCTCATTAAGTTCTGCAATTTTTTCTGCACTTACTTTAGGATATTCCAGATCCATTTCATCCAAAGCATGAATTATTGCAGAAGCAATCGCAATTCGTGCATACGATTT
The Flavobacterium humidisoli DNA segment above includes these coding regions:
- the tnpA gene encoding IS200/IS605 family transposase is translated as MSQSFTKLWIHVIWSTKQRQELIDFSIEKTLYDFIWQELTELGCPVRIINGMPDHVHVLFLQNPQKTITDIVKQIKGSSSHFINRGEFILEKFAWQTGFGAFSVSESQLEAVYNYIKNQKQHHLKKNGQDEFDDFVRLHGLREK
- a CDS encoding rhodanese-related sulfurtransferase, translated to MQLYNTLSAEERAIMIDDAGKQRLTLSFYAYAKIQDPQKFRNDLFVAWNALDALGRIYVANEGINAQMSIPAENLEAFRTTLEVYDFMKGIRLNEAVEHDDHSFLKLTIKVRHKIVADGLNDDTFDVTNIGVHLKAKEFNEILDDPNTIVVDFRNHYESEVGHFKNAITPDVETFRESLPIINDQLKDHKDDKNLVMYCTGGIRCEKASAYFKHQGFKNVYQLEGGIINYAKQLKEEGLESKFIGKNFVFDNRLGERITDDIISQCHQCGKPCDNHTNCENDGCHLLFIQCDECKAAMENCCSTECLEIIHMPLVDQVRLRTGKQVGNKVFRKGKSENLKFKHSGELPETALATAQKPADIRQKVKVKKVLLGKAEHYYVKAQVGQFTIENHELNSGDKILISGPTTGDQELVLDKVIVNGAETQTAKIGDKVTFEVPFRIRLSDKLYKIVN